The following are encoded together in the Ranitomeya imitator isolate aRanImi1 chromosome 4, aRanImi1.pri, whole genome shotgun sequence genome:
- the TSPAN3 gene encoding tetraspanin-3 has product MGQCEVISSKTVLVFLNLIFWAAAGILCYVGAYVFITYDDYDHFFEDVYTLIPGVVIIAAGALLFIIGLIGCCATIRESRCGLATFVIILLLVFVTEVVVVVLGYIYRAKVEDEVDKSITNVFNQYNGVSSDSASRAIDYVQRQLRCCGVHNYSDWEKTPWYDRSKNNSVPLSCCRDSVFNCTGSMSRPGDLYSEGCEALVVVKLQEIMMYVIWAALAFATIQLLGMLCACIVLCRRTRDPAYELLITGGTYA; this is encoded by the exons ATGGGGCAGTGCGAGGTGATCTCCTCCAAGACCGTCCTGGTCTTCctgaacctcatcttctgg GCTGCAGCGGGCATCCTATGTTATGTGGGGGCCTACGTCTTCATCACTTACGATGATTATGACCATTTCTTTGAGGACGTTTATACCCTGATTCCTGGGGTGGTAATAATAGCTGCTGGAGCGCTCCTCTTCATCATAGGCCTGATAGGTTGTTGTGCCACAATCCGCGAAAGTCGTTGCGGTCTAGCAACA TTTGTGATCATCTTGCTTTTGGTATTTGTAACTGAAGTTGTTGTGGTCGTTTTGGGATATATATACAGAGCTAAG gtagaagatgaGGTTGATAAGAGCATCACAAATGTATTCAATCAGTACAATGGCGTCTCCTCTGACTCAGCAAGTCGGGCAATCGATTATGTTCAGAGACAG CTTCGCTGCTGTGGGGTTCACAACTATTCGGACTGGGAGAAAACCCCATGGTATGATAGGTCAAAGAACAACAGTGTACCGttaagctgctgccgagatagtgtGTTCAACTGTACGGGCAGCATGAGCCGCCCCGGAGATCTGTACTCCGAG GGCTGTGAGGCACTGGTAGTGGTAAAGCTGCAAGAAATAATGATGTACGTAATATGGGCTGCACTGGCGTTTGCCACAATACAG CTCCTGGGTATGCTGTGTGCATGTATCGTGCTATGCAGAAGAACTCGTGATCCGGCCTATGAACTTCTCATTACTGGTGGAACCTATGCATAA